From Cellulophaga lytica DSM 7489, a single genomic window includes:
- a CDS encoding cytidine deaminase: MKKHTLSFDMSVYDSINELPETDKKIMLKAVEARNNAYAPYSSFFVGAAVLLENGKIVLGNNQENAAYPSGLCAERVAIYQAAAIYPNVKICSVAISATSKNYKVLEPAAPCGNCRQSMIEYEQKQKEPMTLLLMGEEGTVVKCNSISDILPLAFSNSFL, encoded by the coding sequence ATGAAAAAACATACCTTATCTTTTGATATGTCTGTTTACGACTCTATAAATGAGTTGCCTGAAACAGACAAAAAAATAATGCTCAAAGCCGTAGAAGCACGTAATAATGCATACGCACCTTACTCTAGTTTTTTTGTAGGTGCTGCAGTTTTATTAGAAAACGGAAAAATTGTTTTAGGTAATAATCAAGAAAATGCCGCTTACCCTTCTGGTTTGTGTGCAGAACGTGTAGCTATTTATCAAGCAGCAGCAATATACCCCAATGTTAAAATATGCTCAGTAGCAATTTCAGCTACATCTAAAAATTATAAAGTTTTGGAACCTGCCGCACCTTGTGGTAATTGCAGACAATCTATGATTGAGTATGAGCAAAAACAAAAAGAACCTATGACTTTGTTGTTAATGGGAGAAGAAGGTACTGTGGTAAAATGCAATTCTATCTCTGATATTTTACCGTTAGCATTTAGTAATTCTTTCTTATAA
- the pdhA gene encoding pyruvate dehydrogenase (acetyl-transferring) E1 component subunit alpha yields the protein MKKITKEVYLNWYKDMLFWRKFEDKLAAVYIQQKVRGFLHLYNGQEAVLAGSLHAMDLTKDKMITAYRNHVQPIGMGVDPKKVMAELYGKVTGTSKGMGGSMHIFSKEHRFYGGHGIVGGQIPLGAGLAFGDKYAGNDAVTLCYMGDGAVRQGSLHETFNLAMLWQLPVVFICENNGYAMGTSVERTSHSTEIWKLGLGYEMPCKAVEGMNPVTVAEEVSKAVERARSGGGPTFLEIKTYRYRGHSMSDAQHYRTKAEVEEYKKIDPITQVLDVIKENKYATDDEISAIDKEVKRMVKECEEFAESSDYPPVNQLYDMVYEQEDFPFVQHKL from the coding sequence ATGAAAAAAATAACCAAAGAAGTTTACCTTAATTGGTACAAGGATATGTTATTCTGGAGAAAGTTCGAGGATAAACTTGCTGCAGTATATATTCAACAAAAAGTTAGAGGTTTTCTACACTTGTATAACGGACAAGAAGCTGTTTTAGCTGGCTCGTTACATGCAATGGATCTTACTAAAGATAAAATGATTACGGCTTACCGTAACCACGTACAACCTATTGGTATGGGTGTAGACCCTAAAAAAGTAATGGCAGAACTTTATGGTAAAGTAACTGGTACATCTAAAGGGATGGGTGGTTCTATGCACATATTTTCTAAAGAACACCGTTTTTACGGTGGTCACGGTATTGTTGGTGGTCAAATTCCTCTAGGAGCTGGTCTTGCATTTGGAGACAAATACGCTGGTAATGATGCTGTTACATTATGTTATATGGGAGATGGTGCTGTAAGGCAAGGATCTTTACATGAAACATTTAACTTAGCTATGCTTTGGCAATTGCCTGTTGTTTTTATTTGTGAAAACAATGGTTACGCAATGGGTACATCTGTAGAAAGAACATCACATTCTACAGAAATTTGGAAACTTGGTTTAGGATATGAAATGCCTTGTAAAGCAGTAGAAGGTATGAACCCTGTAACTGTTGCAGAAGAGGTTAGTAAGGCTGTAGAAAGAGCAAGATCTGGAGGCGGACCAACGTTTTTAGAAATTAAAACATACCGTTACAGAGGACACTCTATGTCTGATGCACAACACTACAGAACTAAAGCAGAAGTAGAGGAATACAAAAAAATAGATCCTATTACTCAAGTTTTAGATGTAATAAAAGAAAATAAATACGCTACAGATGATGAGATTTCAGCTATAGATAAAGAAGTTAAGCGTATGGTAAAGGAGTGTGAAGAATTTGCTGAAAGTTCTGATTACCCACCAGTAAACCAATTATATGATATGGTTTACGAACAAGAAGATTTTCCATTTGTACAACATAAATTATAA
- a CDS encoding pyruvate dehydrogenase complex dihydrolipoamide acetyltransferase has product MAVIVNMPRLSDTMEEGTVAAWLKNVGDKVEEGDILAEIETDKATMEFESFNEGVLLHIGIQEGDTAPVDSLLAIIGEEGEDISGLLSGDASANTATEEKEEEPKDAASPATESSTAAIPEGVEVVKMPRLSDTMEEGTVAAWLKQVGDKVEEGDILAEIETDKATMEFESFYSGTLLYVGIKEGESSPVDEVLAIIGPEGTDVDAVLKAGSGSATASAPAEAPKEETKKEEKSAPVENVATDGKRIFASPLAKKIAADKGINLSDVTGSGDNGRIIKKDVENYKPSAAANSTTASSSSVTSATPQPAIYAPVGEEGFEDVKNSSMRKVIAKVLGQSKFTAPHFYLTIEVDMDNAKASRAQINSLPDTKVSFNDMVLKACAMALRKHPQVNTTWKDDVTRYNKHIHMGVAVAVDEGLVVPVLKFADQMSLTTIGASVKDLAGKARSKKIAPSEMEGSTFTVSNLGMFGIQEFTSIINQPNSAILSVGAIVEKPVVKNGEIVVGNTMKLTLACDHRTVDGAVGAQFLQTLRSYIENPVTMLA; this is encoded by the coding sequence ATGGCAGTTATAGTAAATATGCCAAGACTTAGCGATACCATGGAAGAAGGTACCGTTGCTGCTTGGCTTAAAAATGTTGGTGATAAAGTAGAAGAAGGAGATATTCTTGCAGAAATAGAAACTGATAAGGCTACAATGGAGTTTGAGTCTTTTAATGAAGGTGTTCTTTTGCATATAGGAATTCAAGAAGGAGATACAGCTCCTGTTGATTCTCTTTTAGCTATTATAGGAGAAGAAGGTGAAGATATTTCTGGATTATTATCTGGTGATGCTTCAGCCAATACTGCTACAGAGGAAAAAGAAGAAGAACCTAAAGATGCTGCTTCGCCTGCAACAGAAAGTTCTACAGCTGCTATTCCTGAAGGAGTAGAGGTTGTAAAAATGCCACGCCTTAGTGATACTATGGAAGAGGGTACTGTTGCTGCTTGGTTAAAACAGGTTGGTGATAAAGTAGAAGAAGGAGATATTCTTGCAGAAATAGAAACAGATAAAGCTACAATGGAGTTTGAGTCTTTTTACTCAGGTACTCTATTATATGTAGGTATAAAAGAAGGAGAATCTTCTCCCGTTGATGAAGTTTTGGCAATTATTGGTCCAGAAGGGACAGATGTAGATGCTGTACTTAAGGCAGGTAGTGGTTCTGCTACTGCTAGTGCACCAGCTGAGGCTCCAAAAGAAGAAACTAAAAAAGAAGAAAAGTCGGCTCCAGTAGAAAATGTAGCTACAGATGGTAAACGTATTTTTGCATCTCCATTAGCTAAGAAAATTGCAGCAGACAAAGGAATAAATTTATCAGACGTAACTGGTTCTGGTGATAACGGAAGAATTATTAAAAAAGATGTAGAAAACTATAAGCCGTCTGCGGCTGCTAATTCTACAACTGCTTCTTCTAGTTCAGTAACGTCAGCTACGCCTCAACCAGCGATTTATGCACCTGTAGGAGAAGAAGGTTTTGAAGATGTTAAAAACTCTTCAATGCGTAAGGTTATTGCAAAAGTTCTTGGTCAGTCTAAATTTACAGCGCCACATTTTTACCTAACTATAGAGGTAGATATGGATAACGCTAAAGCATCTAGAGCACAAATTAATAGTTTGCCAGATACTAAAGTATCATTTAATGATATGGTTTTAAAAGCCTGTGCAATGGCATTAAGAAAACATCCGCAAGTAAATACAACTTGGAAAGATGATGTAACACGTTACAACAAACATATTCATATGGGTGTTGCTGTTGCTGTAGATGAAGGTTTAGTTGTTCCTGTACTTAAGTTTGCAGATCAAATGAGTTTAACAACTATTGGTGCTTCTGTAAAAGACTTAGCAGGTAAGGCAAGATCTAAAAAAATTGCTCCTTCAGAAATGGAAGGCAGTACATTTACAGTATCTAACTTAGGTATGTTTGGAATACAAGAGTTTACGTCAATAATTAATCAACCTAACTCAGCAATACTATCTGTTGGTGCAATTGTAGAAAAACCAGTTGTTAAAAACGGAGAAATTGTAGTAGGTAATACAATGAAGTTAACATTAGCTTGTGATCACAGAACTGTAGATGGTGCTGTTGGTGCTCAGTTTTTACAAACATTAAGAAGTTATATTGAAAATCCTGTTACTATGCTTGCATAA
- a CDS encoding M28 family metallopeptidase has product MKKTFYFLGLLAVVSCSSVAQNTAVKESVTEATEVDIKKIVSFLASDDLQGRMSGSDGIAEAATFIENNFKANGVKPFFKTYKDTLSNFDSSKGVAYNVVGFVEGNDPKLKKEFIIIGAHYDHIGTAKADGDDVIANGANDNASGTAAVMEFARYFGKTKSNKRSIIFALFSAEEMGLLGSKHLAKKLKGDNLNLYTMLNFEMIGIPMQNKDYLAYLTGFNKSNLASVTNTYAGEKIAGFLPKAGDFRLFMRSDNYPFHNEFNVPSQTYSTFDFTNFDHYHKVGDEPSVMDFNHMASLINKFAPIIKSIANSDTKEIQYN; this is encoded by the coding sequence ATGAAAAAGACGTTTTATTTTTTAGGGTTATTAGCTGTAGTTTCTTGTTCTAGTGTTGCTCAGAATACAGCAGTAAAAGAGTCTGTAACAGAGGCAACAGAAGTAGATATAAAAAAAATAGTTAGCTTTTTAGCTTCTGATGATTTACAAGGCCGTATGTCTGGATCAGATGGTATAGCAGAAGCAGCTACTTTTATAGAAAATAACTTTAAGGCTAACGGAGTAAAGCCTTTTTTTAAAACGTACAAAGATACATTATCAAATTTTGACTCTAGCAAAGGTGTTGCCTATAATGTAGTGGGTTTTGTAGAAGGTAATGATCCTAAATTAAAAAAAGAATTTATAATTATAGGAGCTCATTATGACCATATTGGTACTGCAAAGGCAGATGGCGATGATGTAATAGCAAATGGAGCTAATGATAATGCTTCTGGTACTGCTGCAGTTATGGAGTTTGCTCGTTATTTTGGAAAAACAAAATCTAACAAAAGGAGCATAATTTTTGCACTATTTTCTGCTGAGGAAATGGGCTTATTAGGCTCTAAACATTTGGCAAAAAAATTAAAGGGAGATAACCTTAACTTGTACACTATGCTTAATTTTGAGATGATAGGTATTCCTATGCAAAATAAAGATTATTTAGCATATTTAACAGGGTTTAATAAGTCTAACTTGGCATCTGTAACAAATACTTACGCTGGTGAAAAAATTGCAGGTTTTTTACCAAAAGCAGGTGACTTTAGGTTGTTTATGAGATCTGATAATTATCCATTTCATAACGAATTTAATGTACCATCACAAACCTATTCTACTTTTGATTTTACAAATTTTGACCATTACCACAAAGTAGGTGATGAGCCAAGTGTAATGGACTTTAATCATATGGCTAGTTTAATAAATAAATTTGCTCCTATAATAAAAAGCATTGCAAATTCAGACACAAAAGAAATACAATACAATTAA
- a CDS encoding SDR family NAD(P)-dependent oxidoreductase — protein MANIIITGSSRGIGYQMAQLFANNGHQVLALSRNSDPIASLKNPNIFSFPFDISAEEDLQKVEDFISANWKQVDVLINNAGKLANKPFLETTTADFEVVYKVNVFGVASITKLVIPKMPKNGHVVTISSMGGVQGSLKFAGLSAYSSSKGAVVTLTELWAEEFKETGPSFNVLALGAVQTEMLEEAFPGYKAPITALEMAEYIQNFALTGHKMYNGKLLQVSNSTP, from the coding sequence ATGGCAAATATTATAATAACAGGTAGTAGTAGAGGTATAGGTTACCAAATGGCACAGCTATTTGCAAACAACGGACACCAAGTTTTGGCCTTGTCCAGGAATAGTGACCCTATAGCCTCCCTTAAAAATCCTAATATTTTTTCTTTTCCTTTTGATATTTCTGCAGAGGAAGATTTACAAAAAGTTGAAGATTTTATTTCTGCAAACTGGAAACAGGTAGATGTATTAATTAATAATGCAGGAAAATTAGCGAATAAACCCTTTTTAGAAACTACAACAGCAGATTTTGAAGTTGTTTATAAAGTAAATGTTTTTGGTGTAGCAAGTATAACCAAGTTGGTAATACCTAAAATGCCAAAAAACGGACACGTAGTAACTATCAGTTCTATGGGTGGTGTGCAAGGTAGTTTAAAATTTGCTGGCTTATCTGCATACAGTTCTAGTAAAGGAGCCGTAGTTACGTTAACAGAGCTTTGGGCAGAAGAGTTTAAAGAAACGGGCCCGTCTTTTAATGTGCTTGCATTAGGAGCCGTGCAAACAGAAATGCTAGAAGAAGCTTTTCCTGGCTATAAAGCACCAATTACTGCTTTAGAAATGGCAGAATATATTCAAAATTTTGCCCTTACTGGACATAAAATGTACAATGGTAAATTGTTGCAAGTAAGCAATAGTACACCATAA
- a CDS encoding SprT-like domain-containing protein produces the protein MEKILLKYLPERAVTPCASLIKVNAVHLKIVGDRITRHGDYRRLPNGKHQITVNASLNKYRFLITLVHEIAHLVAFEKYGRRIKPHGLEWKKTFQALMLPFIRPEIFPTKVLPVVANHFKNPKASSDTDAKLSLALKQFDPVSNKTYIFELPIGSVFRIYNGKLFKKGPKKIKRYECVELSSGRTYVFQPNAEVELIKD, from the coding sequence ATGGAGAAAATCCTTCTTAAATACTTACCTGAAAGGGCTGTAACACCTTGCGCTTCATTAATAAAAGTTAATGCAGTGCATCTTAAAATTGTTGGAGATAGAATTACCCGACACGGAGATTATAGAAGATTACCAAACGGAAAGCATCAAATAACAGTAAATGCATCATTAAATAAATATAGATTTTTAATCACTTTAGTACATGAAATAGCACATTTAGTCGCTTTTGAAAAGTATGGAAGAAGAATAAAACCACACGGCCTAGAGTGGAAAAAAACATTTCAGGCATTGATGTTACCTTTTATTAGACCAGAAATTTTTCCAACAAAAGTACTACCAGTTGTAGCAAATCATTTTAAAAACCCAAAGGCAAGTAGTGATACTGATGCTAAATTATCGTTAGCATTAAAGCAATTTGATCCAGTATCAAATAAAACGTATATTTTTGAGTTACCTATTGGTAGTGTATTTAGAATTTACAATGGTAAGCTATTTAAAAAAGGACCAAAAAAAATAAAGAGATACGAATGTGTTGAGCTTTCTAGTGGGAGAACTTATGTTTTTCAGCCAAATGCAGAGGTAGAACTTATTAAAGACTAA
- a CDS encoding mannose-1-phosphate guanylyltransferase, translating to MNSNYYAVIMAGGIGSRFWPVSTAEYPKQFHDMLGSGFSLIQKTFNRLHKFIPKENILVLTNESYNDLVLEQLPMLTQEQVVLEPAMRNTAPCILYAALKIKKSNPNAVMIVAPSDHWIEDENAFENDVKQCFTKCENEDVLCTLGIKPTFPNTGFGYIEFDKNPAAEIKKVNQFREKPDYITAKEFISQGNFLWNAGIFMWSVKTIVDAFKAFQPEQYQLFNSGIEAYNTPEEKKFIAKNYALAENISIDYAILEHSKSIYVLPATFDWNDLGTWGSLYDKLDKNESSNAVVGAQLLDRNASGNIVRTKNDKVVVLDSLDDFIVVDKDDVLLICPKEKEQDIKVILNEVKDKFGK from the coding sequence ATGAACAGTAATTATTACGCAGTTATAATGGCAGGCGGTATAGGGTCAAGGTTTTGGCCTGTAAGTACGGCAGAATACCCTAAACAATTTCATGATATGTTAGGCTCTGGCTTTTCATTGATTCAAAAAACTTTTAATAGACTACATAAGTTTATTCCAAAAGAAAACATATTAGTGTTAACTAATGAGAGTTATAACGATTTAGTTTTGGAGCAATTACCTATGCTAACACAAGAGCAGGTAGTTTTAGAGCCAGCAATGCGTAATACAGCTCCTTGTATTTTATATGCAGCACTAAAAATTAAAAAAAGTAATCCTAATGCAGTAATGATTGTTGCGCCTAGTGACCATTGGATAGAAGATGAAAACGCTTTTGAAAATGACGTAAAACAATGTTTTACTAAGTGTGAAAATGAAGATGTGCTTTGTACATTAGGTATAAAACCAACATTTCCTAATACAGGTTTTGGATATATAGAGTTTGATAAAAATCCTGCTGCAGAAATCAAGAAGGTAAATCAGTTTAGAGAAAAACCAGATTATATCACAGCAAAAGAATTTATTAGCCAAGGTAACTTTTTATGGAACGCAGGTATATTTATGTGGAGCGTTAAAACAATAGTTGATGCATTTAAAGCGTTTCAGCCAGAGCAATACCAGTTGTTTAATTCGGGAATAGAAGCTTATAATACTCCAGAAGAGAAAAAATTTATAGCTAAAAATTATGCTTTAGCAGAAAATATTTCTATAGATTATGCCATATTAGAACACTCTAAAAGTATTTATGTGTTGCCCGCAACTTTTGACTGGAATGATTTAGGTACTTGGGGATCTTTGTATGATAAGTTAGATAAAAACGAAAGTAGTAATGCTGTAGTTGGTGCGCAATTGTTAGACCGTAATGCTAGTGGAAACATTGTACGTACAAAAAATGATAAAGTAGTAGTTTTAGATAGTTTAGATGATTTTATTGTAGTAGATAAAGATGATGTTTTATTAATTTGCCCAAAAGAAAAAGAGCAAGACATAAAAGTTATCTTAAACGAGGTAAAAGACAAGTTTGGTAAATAA
- a CDS encoding DUF389 domain-containing protein, with translation MNNNTEQNNNVAGNETSDNVKKDFQGLLGSTKKFLKELLDIRNNTDQEATRESIVADIPFKGHTSWILICSIFIASIGLNANSTAVVIGAMLISPLMGPILGMGLSLAINDIDTLRRSLKNFGVMVVLSILTAFLFFKFFPLRDESSELLARTAPDIRDVLIAFFGGLALVIARAKKGTIASVIFGVAIATALMPPLCTVGFGLAIGNWDYASGAMYLFIINTIFIALATFLVIKILRFPMVRYANSERRRLISRLASIVAILVMVPASWTFFKAWEESKFKSQAQQFISENIAKYKFSGNGLYLNNLTNIEYHGGDTSLFDKIFSKNKNEQKSVIEVMFMGEELVPDNIIASWNEIKNEDFQELQNTELKIIQGSKNNEVDQIKYVDELYQAKKAELMGKEEKIALLEKELIQLQKIVSKQIPFNDVSAEAKANYENLASIGYSYTIRTDFKKVDTIPVFEINWKPKTKSKDKQTDIKKIAEWLKLRLKDKNIQVRELAN, from the coding sequence ATGAATAATAATACAGAGCAGAATAATAACGTAGCTGGTAATGAAACATCAGATAACGTAAAAAAAGATTTTCAGGGTTTATTAGGATCTACTAAAAAGTTTTTAAAAGAGCTTCTAGATATTCGTAATAACACCGACCAAGAAGCTACTAGAGAATCTATAGTGGCAGATATTCCCTTTAAAGGGCATACTTCTTGGATTTTAATTTGCTCAATTTTTATAGCATCTATAGGGTTAAATGCCAATTCTACAGCGGTAGTAATTGGAGCCATGTTAATTTCTCCGTTAATGGGGCCTATTTTAGGTATGGGGTTGTCATTAGCAATTAATGATATTGATACGCTACGCCGTTCATTAAAAAACTTTGGGGTAATGGTAGTATTAAGTATACTTACCGCCTTTTTATTTTTTAAATTTTTTCCATTAAGAGATGAGTCGTCAGAGCTCCTAGCCCGTACAGCACCAGACATTAGAGATGTTCTTATTGCATTTTTTGGTGGTTTGGCTTTAGTTATTGCTCGTGCTAAAAAAGGAACAATAGCTAGTGTTATTTTTGGTGTGGCAATTGCAACTGCTTTAATGCCTCCTTTATGTACTGTAGGTTTTGGTTTGGCAATTGGTAATTGGGACTATGCTAGTGGTGCAATGTATTTGTTTATTATTAATACTATTTTTATAGCGCTAGCAACATTTTTAGTTATAAAAATATTACGTTTTCCTATGGTGCGTTATGCCAATTCTGAGCGCCGTAGATTAATTAGTAGATTAGCATCTATAGTAGCAATATTAGTTATGGTACCTGCTAGTTGGACGTTTTTTAAGGCTTGGGAAGAGTCTAAGTTTAAAAGTCAAGCTCAACAGTTTATATCAGAAAATATAGCTAAATATAAATTCTCTGGTAATGGTTTGTATTTAAATAATTTGACTAATATAGAGTACCACGGAGGTGATACATCCTTGTTTGATAAAATATTTAGTAAAAATAAAAACGAACAAAAATCTGTAATAGAAGTAATGTTTATGGGTGAAGAACTAGTGCCAGATAATATTATTGCAAGTTGGAATGAAATAAAAAATGAAGATTTTCAAGAGCTACAAAATACAGAGTTAAAAATTATACAAGGTTCTAAAAACAATGAAGTAGACCAAATTAAGTATGTAGATGAGCTTTACCAGGCTAAAAAAGCAGAATTAATGGGTAAAGAAGAAAAAATTGCTTTGTTAGAGAAAGAGTTAATTCAATTGCAAAAAATTGTATCTAAGCAAATACCTTTTAATGATGTAAGCGCAGAAGCCAAAGCTAATTACGAAAATTTAGCATCTATAGGTTACTCTTACACAATACGTACAGACTTTAAAAAGGTAGATACTATTCCTGTTTTTGAGATTAATTGGAAGCCTAAAACAAAATCAAAAGATAAACAAACCGATATTAAAAAAATAGCAGAGTGGTTAAAATTAAGGTTAAAAGATAAAAATATTCAAGTAAGGGAACTTGCTAATTAG
- a CDS encoding ABC transporter ATP-binding protein, producing MIEVNNLHKSFGEAHILKGVTTDFEKGKTNLIIGQSGSGKTVFLKCLLGLFTPDEGYICYNGDIYNDLSADQKRNLRQEMGMVFQGSALFDSLTVEGNVMFPLEMFTKQSKSEMQDRVNTVLKRVNLIDAHHKYPSEISGGMQKRVAIARAIVMNPKYLFCDEPNSGLDPKTAILIDNLIQEITQEYDITTIINTHDMNSVMEIGEKILFLKNGHKEWEGTNKEIFKTDNVAVTDFVYSSELFKKVRQMYIEERN from the coding sequence ATGATAGAAGTAAACAACCTACACAAATCTTTTGGAGAAGCACACATTTTAAAAGGTGTAACTACAGATTTTGAAAAAGGAAAAACAAACTTAATTATTGGGCAAAGTGGTTCTGGTAAAACTGTATTTTTAAAGTGCTTACTAGGCTTATTTACTCCAGATGAAGGCTATATTTGTTACAACGGAGATATTTACAACGATTTATCTGCCGACCAAAAAAGAAACCTAAGACAAGAAATGGGTATGGTTTTTCAAGGAAGTGCCTTGTTTGACTCTCTTACGGTAGAAGGCAACGTAATGTTTCCTTTAGAAATGTTTACCAAACAATCTAAATCTGAAATGCAAGACCGTGTTAATACTGTTTTAAAACGTGTTAACTTAATAGACGCTCACCATAAATATCCTTCAGAAATATCTGGAGGTATGCAAAAAAGGGTTGCAATTGCAAGGGCAATAGTAATGAACCCTAAGTACTTATTTTGTGATGAGCCCAACTCTGGATTAGACCCCAAAACAGCAATATTAATAGATAATCTTATTCAAGAAATTACTCAGGAATACGATATTACTACAATAATTAATACTCATGATATGAACTCTGTTATGGAAATTGGTGAAAAAATACTTTTTCTAAAAAACGGTCATAAAGAATGGGAAGGCACCAATAAAGAAATTTTTAAGACAGACAACGTAGCTGTAACAGATTTTGTGTATTCTTCTGAGTTGTTTAAAAAAGTAAGACAAATGTATATTGAGGAACGTAACTAA
- a CDS encoding MlaE family ABC transporter permease, with protein MNYIASIGSYFIMIKEVFKKPTKWSIMKKLILKEIDELVFGSLGIIIFISFFIGGVVTIQTALNLTNPLIPESLIGFAARQSVILEFAPTFTSIIMAGKVGSYITSSIGTMRVTEQIDALEVMGVNSLNYLVFPKIIALLLYPFAIAIAMYVGIFGGWIAGVFGGFTTSASFIEGIQLDFIPYHVTYAFIKSIIFAFVIATIPSFHGYYMKGGALEVGKASTTAFVWTSVAIIILNYILTQLLLG; from the coding sequence ATGAATTACATAGCATCTATTGGTAGTTATTTTATAATGATTAAGGAGGTTTTTAAAAAACCTACAAAGTGGTCTATTATGAAAAAACTTATTTTAAAAGAAATAGACGAATTGGTTTTTGGTTCCTTAGGTATCATTATATTTATTTCGTTTTTTATTGGTGGTGTAGTAACCATACAAACTGCTTTAAACCTTACCAACCCGTTAATACCAGAAAGTTTAATTGGTTTTGCCGCTAGACAATCTGTTATTTTAGAGTTTGCTCCCACGTTTACCTCTATAATAATGGCAGGTAAAGTTGGTTCTTACATTACATCTAGCATAGGCACAATGCGTGTAACAGAACAAATTGACGCCTTAGAGGTTATGGGTGTAAACTCTTTAAATTATTTGGTTTTTCCTAAAATTATAGCATTGCTATTGTACCCATTTGCCATAGCCATTGCAATGTATGTTGGCATTTTTGGAGGTTGGATAGCTGGTGTTTTTGGAGGTTTTACTACAAGCGCAAGTTTTATTGAAGGAATACAGCTAGACTTTATTCCTTACCACGTTACATATGCCTTTATAAAGTCTATAATATTTGCTTTTGTTATAGCTACCATACCATCTTTTCATGGGTATTACATGAAAGGTGGCGCATTAGAAGTTGGTAAAGCAAGTACCACTGCCTTTGTTTGGACAAGTGTTGCTATTATTATTTTAAATTACATATTAACCCAATTATTATTAGGATAA